One region of Moraxella sp. ZY210820 genomic DNA includes:
- the queA gene encoding tRNA preQ1(34) S-adenosylmethionine ribosyltransferase-isomerase QueA has protein sequence MLQLSDFSFDLPDELIARYPLQQRSASRLLHIDANGHYQDKQFIDIIDYLQAGDVLILNDTKVMKARLKGKRASGGAVEILVERLQNSRTAYCHIKASNAPKAGTEIFIAGMIRLTVQGRHENLFIVDFDDDILNVLEHFGQLPIPPYFNREADDTDNQRYQTVFHSPEKLASAAAPTASLHFDEPLLTKLQNQGVQFAFVTLHVGAGTFMPVRTTNIQQHIMHSEWCDVPEQSVETILHAKNNGKRVIAVGTTATRAVESAYQAHGGQLKAWSGDTQIFIYPSYQFGVIDSLITNFHLPESTLLMLVSALSTREHILQAYHHAIEQKYRFFSYGDAMLVEKYHQV, from the coding sequence ATGTTACAACTTTCTGACTTTAGTTTCGATTTACCTGATGAATTAATCGCACGCTACCCATTGCAACAACGTAGTGCTTCACGTTTATTACATATTGACGCCAATGGACATTATCAAGATAAACAATTTATTGATATTATTGATTATTTACAAGCAGGCGATGTACTCATTTTAAACGATACCAAAGTCATGAAAGCACGCTTAAAAGGCAAACGTGCCTCAGGTGGAGCAGTTGAGATTTTAGTTGAACGTTTGCAAAACTCACGCACTGCTTATTGTCATATCAAAGCCAGTAATGCACCTAAAGCAGGCACGGAAATTTTTATTGCAGGCATGATTCGCTTAACAGTACAAGGTCGCCACGAAAATTTATTTATTGTTGATTTTGATGATGATATTTTAAACGTTTTAGAGCATTTTGGACAATTACCAATTCCACCTTATTTTAACCGTGAAGCAGATGATACCGATAATCAACGTTATCAAACTGTATTTCATTCTCCTGAAAAATTAGCAAGTGCTGCTGCTCCAACCGCAAGTTTGCATTTTGATGAACCACTATTAACAAAATTACAAAACCAAGGCGTTCAATTTGCTTTTGTTACTCTTCATGTTGGTGCAGGTACATTTATGCCTGTACGCACCACCAATATTCAACAACATATTATGCATAGTGAATGGTGTGATGTACCTGAGCAAAGCGTGGAAACCATTTTACACGCTAAAAATAATGGTAAGCGTGTCATTGCCGTAGGTACAACAGCCACTCGAGCAGTAGAAAGTGCTTATCAAGCACACGGCGGACAACTTAAAGCTTGGTCTGGTGATACACAAATTTTTATTTATCCAAGTTATCAATTTGGCGTAATTGATAGTTTAATTACCAATTTCCATCTACCTGAATCGACATTGTTAATGTTGGTTTCAGCCCTATCCACACGAGAGCATATTTTACAAGCCTATCATCATGCTATTGAACAAAAATATCGTTTCTTTAGTTATGGCGATGCAATGTTAGTTGAAAAATATCATCAAGTCTAA
- a CDS encoding SIMPL domain-containing protein (The SIMPL domain is named for its presence in mouse protein SIMPL (signalling molecule that associates with mouse pelle-like kinase). Bacterial member BP26, from Brucella, was shown to assemble into a channel-like structure, while YggE from E. coli has been associated with resistance to oxidative stress.), translating into MRLHVPFMLLTTALIGLNSPVMAHEVAQQQYNMVSIQASVSRQIANDEMQATLSIEKTHKSPSELANQINQLMNFAIATAKKYPTVKIKTGQQSTTPIYDDNNRKIKDWRAYANVQLESQDIEATSKLIAELQQHFQLENVNFSVSEQQRKKVEDELLLEVSKNFQHRANLIRQAWNKSSYDLVSFNVDTHNQYIAVPMMAMASSARQKTIADTQEMNVGESTISMNAHGQIQLK; encoded by the coding sequence ATGCGTTTACATGTTCCATTTATGTTATTGACTACAGCCTTGATAGGATTAAACTCTCCTGTCATGGCTCATGAAGTTGCTCAACAGCAGTACAATATGGTTTCTATTCAAGCGAGTGTGAGTCGTCAAATTGCTAATGATGAAATGCAAGCAACTTTATCGATTGAAAAAACACATAAATCTCCAAGTGAATTAGCCAATCAAATTAATCAATTGATGAACTTTGCGATAGCAACAGCAAAGAAATATCCAACGGTAAAAATTAAAACAGGGCAACAAAGCACCACTCCGATTTATGATGATAACAATCGCAAAATTAAAGATTGGCGTGCTTATGCAAATGTACAGTTAGAAAGCCAAGATATAGAAGCAACCAGTAAACTGATTGCTGAATTACAACAACATTTTCAGCTTGAAAATGTCAATTTTAGTGTATCTGAACAACAGCGTAAAAAAGTAGAAGATGAATTGTTATTAGAAGTGAGTAAAAACTTTCAACATCGTGCTAATCTTATTCGTCAAGCGTGGAATAAATCAAGCTATGATTTAGTTAGTTTTAATGTGGATACGCACAATCAATATATTGCTGTACCGATGATGGCGATGGCATCATCAGCACGTCAGAAAACCATAGCAGATACACAAGAGATGAATGTAGGGGAAAGTACCATTAGTATGAATGCACATGGACAAATTCAGCTTAAATAA
- a CDS encoding TonB-dependent receptor plug domain-containing protein: MKKRLIALLIMQILCTASYANTSETAVQAEDMTTIEVIATPFSQKMGTQTLTAEQIAKLPTRNGSLTELLRSNPAVQFSNTTNTSTAGGELEPETVSFHGEKFYNNNFMIDGLSNNNNIDPLATSGTAGKLGDLVSGNNAWDLPAGGDQSLWIDSNLIDSVEVFDSNISAKYGNFTGGVIDAKIKDPDFTRPSGRISWRSTRDSWTSFHIDEKIRENFEQADFIYYQPRFTKNFYSASYNQPLTDKASVLFSYNRQESEIPTYQSWANAWRNQQRLNETYLIKGLYKFDGGDTLSATAMYAPHSTSTFRRGIKDGGFENTGGGYRINMDWNHIADWGKVKTTLGYQQDENTVINEADHYYPWYHRFGTQTSSVITWATGLSSPRQQTGLQGGHGKYATDKKSFTAKQDYELSPFNLWASEHHLKAGWEYYRDDVKYQRFNETSLGGNMIWNTAVICQTKDDGCITGEQYSAVRLLYPARQVSAHMNRYAGYLENVSKLGRVELTSGVRIAYDDFMKNTTISPRFSFTADIFDNENTRLFGGWNRYHSNSFYSYALKKGISTYTRQNRTLHNGTLSDWVDGATTERSNSKYSHDVTGLATPYSDEINVGIAQKLGNSLWTLKWVNRDSKKSFARSQTRNENGEQIMDNSGWSKSDTISLTARPHTPITFDSMDLNWSLSAQWSKHKQNTANDYDTTDAQDELKAIHEGKLINREDLPAMDYNTPWSLTADIDMTFPKLNLTWGHRLDYRAGYTGYSTTQQECPLYDANICADYVGRATLYEKTKFNDHINYNMRFTYKQPTFKNQSLELTLDINNVFDKKIATYRGTSSTSSVSYQMGRNFWLGVAYNF, encoded by the coding sequence ATGAAAAAACGTCTTATTGCCTTGCTTATTATGCAAATTTTATGCACTGCAAGCTATGCAAATACATCTGAAACTGCTGTTCAAGCTGAAGACATGACTACAATAGAAGTTATTGCTACGCCATTTAGTCAAAAAATGGGAACACAAACTTTAACTGCTGAACAAATTGCTAAATTACCAACCAGAAATGGTTCATTAACTGAACTTTTAAGAAGTAATCCTGCTGTACAATTTTCAAATACTACCAATACCAGTACAGCAGGTGGTGAATTAGAGCCTGAAACTGTTTCATTTCACGGCGAAAAATTTTATAACAATAACTTTATGATTGATGGCTTATCCAACAATAATAACATCGACCCACTAGCAACCAGTGGTACAGCAGGTAAATTAGGCGACTTAGTATCGGGCAATAATGCGTGGGATTTACCTGCTGGTGGCGATCAATCATTGTGGATTGACAGTAATTTAATTGATTCAGTTGAAGTATTTGATAGTAATATTTCCGCTAAATATGGTAATTTTACAGGTGGTGTAATTGATGCGAAAATTAAAGACCCTGATTTTACACGACCATCTGGACGTATTTCTTGGCGTAGTACTCGGGATAGTTGGACCAGTTTTCATATCGATGAAAAAATTCGTGAAAATTTTGAACAAGCTGATTTTATTTATTATCAACCTAGATTTACCAAAAATTTCTATTCCGCAAGTTATAACCAACCCTTAACAGACAAAGCAAGTGTATTATTTTCATACAATCGTCAAGAATCTGAGATTCCAACCTATCAAAGTTGGGCGAATGCTTGGCGTAACCAACAACGTTTAAATGAAACTTATCTCATTAAAGGACTGTATAAATTTGATGGTGGCGATACGCTCTCTGCAACCGCAATGTATGCTCCACATTCAACATCAACTTTTAGACGTGGCATTAAAGATGGCGGTTTTGAAAATACAGGGGGTGGGTATCGTATTAATATGGATTGGAATCATATTGCTGATTGGGGGAAAGTCAAAACCACGCTTGGTTATCAGCAAGATGAAAATACCGTTATCAATGAAGCTGACCATTATTATCCTTGGTATCATCGTTTTGGTACACAAACATCTTCAGTCATTACTTGGGCAACTGGTTTATCATCACCAAGACAACAAACAGGTTTACAAGGTGGTCATGGTAAATATGCGACTGATAAAAAATCATTTACTGCCAAACAAGATTATGAATTGTCTCCGTTCAATTTATGGGCGAGTGAACATCATCTTAAAGCAGGTTGGGAATACTATCGTGATGATGTAAAATATCAACGTTTTAACGAGACATCACTTGGCGGTAATATGATTTGGAATACGGCAGTTATCTGCCAAACCAAAGATGATGGCTGTATCACAGGCGAACAATATAGTGCCGTGCGTTTACTTTATCCTGCTCGTCAAGTATCTGCTCATATGAATCGTTATGCTGGTTATTTAGAAAATGTTTCTAAATTAGGACGTGTTGAACTCACTTCAGGCGTGCGTATTGCCTATGATGACTTTATGAAAAACACCACAATTTCACCACGTTTCTCATTTACTGCTGATATTTTTGACAACGAAAATACTCGCTTATTTGGTGGTTGGAATCGTTATCATTCAAATAGTTTCTATTCATACGCTCTCAAAAAAGGGATTAGTACTTATACTCGACAAAATCGTACTCTACATAATGGTACTTTATCTGATTGGGTCGATGGTGCAACTACAGAACGCAGTAACAGTAAATATAGCCATGATGTTACAGGTTTAGCAACACCTTATAGCGATGAAATCAATGTTGGTATCGCTCAAAAATTAGGTAATTCACTGTGGACTTTAAAATGGGTTAATCGTGATTCTAAAAAATCATTTGCTCGCTCGCAAACACGCAATGAAAATGGCGAACAAATCATGGACAATAGCGGTTGGTCTAAATCGGATACTATTTCTTTAACAGCCCGTCCACATACACCTATTACTTTTGACAGTATGGATTTAAATTGGTCATTATCTGCTCAATGGTCTAAGCATAAACAAAATACCGCCAATGACTATGATACCACCGATGCTCAAGATGAATTAAAAGCCATTCATGAAGGTAAATTGATTAACCGTGAAGATTTACCCGCAATGGATTACAATACTCCTTGGAGTTTAACTGCCGATATTGATATGACTTTTCCTAAGTTAAATTTAACTTGGGGACACCGCTTAGATTATCGTGCAGGTTATACGGGTTACAGCACCACACAACAAGAATGCCCACTTTATGATGCTAATATTTGTGCGGATTATGTAGGACGTGCTACATTGTATGAAAAAACCAAATTTAATGACCATATTAATTACAATATGCGTTTTACTTATAAACAACCAACCTTTAAAAATCAAAGCCTAGAATTGACTTTAGATATAAATAATGTTTTCGATAAGAAAATAGCAACTTATCGTGGAACTTCAAGTACATCAAGTGTAAGTTACCAAATGGGGCGTAATTTTTGGCTTGGTGTAGCATATAATTTCTAA
- a CDS encoding M16 family metallopeptidase, with protein MNNLIKLILLSLPFYSLSVWAEISQPTSGQLANGLRYTILPLHQHKNRLDIRMKVHAGAIDEHVHQAGVAHMVEHLVFRATEQYPNGIMPYLHENQWIRAKHYNAVTNHESTTYMLSPPSHFGLEKSLSVLQQMLFHAHINEQDLDKERQIILEEWRGNQGVASRMNVQRTQSVRIHSRYERHQPIGNEHNIKHLPAKELQQFYQTWYAPNNMHLMIIGDVAVADVQKIIEQQFAHLPAKQLPHRDYYEPLLKPQIRFHQLHDEQSGVSQIAYILRFDEKLHREYHETARKQRLIDRIALDWITQRLKNQQEHYSSSLIKNISIRKADIGKISVALGFFASVDKTAHRDGLAQILTEIERLKQFPITTDELNSSKQSIQTQLDKAKKHTEDRDFESWVQVMNNTLFSDKPYLTQRELAQRSQPLLDEITVDDVQHQVEQWFKSGDQIVQYQAPYQYYINNFTLDEFEQLKQHIAQKNIAKPQTVKVVSHVELPKQSARHGKIIKQYYQPKLKIFEWKLSNGDSVVWLKTPIAQDKTYWQAISQAGFQRQDLNRWQAQIASQIMEQNPPLAWTNQQWLAWKKQYQISFDMDYQAEQLKFIGHTPTKNIDQLFNFYYTLQNSKLENYDLNEIKQQLEHSFHQQNANIKQQQQIAQLRFGHDGDDILPSLQEIQQLNADNLQQQWIKIQRTPTVHYIVNNTDELIMKTLIQQYFAPIERQQTSAKMIKFSPKAEREILYLASHNEPKHEIQMWINSPYTWQGQDAMMVSALKSIVSQKLKNVLRDEQLGIYRLSFESTLNPQSHQIESELKFSTSPEKSQQMIEQAEQVLSNLANLMTEQDIQHIKATLQKQEQERLNIPETWLNRLILSYQRYADGRYIEQMPNITEHITLDKMQALAEKIYHQQGVKILVKIPMEQPSQ; from the coding sequence ATGAATAATCTGATTAAACTTATACTCCTGAGCTTACCATTTTATAGCCTATCTGTATGGGCAGAAATTAGCCAACCTACATCGGGGCAACTGGCTAATGGCTTACGTTACACAATTTTACCGCTCCATCAGCATAAAAACCGCCTAGATATTCGTATGAAAGTCCACGCAGGAGCGATTGATGAACACGTACATCAAGCAGGTGTCGCTCACATGGTTGAGCATTTAGTATTTCGTGCTACTGAACAATATCCAAATGGCATCATGCCCTATCTTCATGAAAATCAATGGATTCGTGCCAAACACTACAATGCGGTAACCAATCACGAAAGTACAACTTATATGCTCTCTCCACCATCGCATTTTGGACTCGAAAAAAGTCTCAGTGTATTGCAACAAATGCTATTTCATGCACATATCAACGAGCAAGATTTAGATAAAGAACGTCAAATTATTTTAGAAGAATGGCGTGGAAATCAGGGCGTTGCCAGTCGTATGAATGTTCAGCGGACACAATCTGTACGTATCCATTCTCGTTATGAACGTCATCAACCTATTGGAAATGAACATAACATCAAGCATTTACCCGCTAAGGAATTACAACAATTTTACCAAACATGGTATGCACCCAATAATATGCATTTAATGATTATTGGCGATGTCGCAGTTGCAGATGTACAAAAAATTATCGAACAACAATTTGCTCATCTGCCAGCGAAACAGCTTCCCCATAGAGATTATTATGAGCCATTACTTAAACCACAGATTCGCTTTCATCAACTACATGATGAACAAAGTGGAGTCAGTCAAATCGCCTATATTTTGCGTTTTGATGAAAAATTGCACCGAGAATATCATGAAACTGCCCGCAAACAACGTTTGATTGACCGTATTGCATTGGATTGGATTACTCAACGCTTAAAAAATCAGCAAGAACATTATTCATCTTCACTGATTAAAAATATATCCATTCGCAAAGCTGATATTGGTAAAATCAGTGTTGCATTAGGCTTTTTTGCGAGTGTTGATAAAACTGCTCATCGTGATGGATTAGCTCAGATACTCACCGAAATCGAGCGTTTAAAACAATTTCCTATCACCACTGATGAGTTAAATTCCAGCAAACAAAGCATACAAACACAACTGGATAAAGCCAAAAAACATACAGAAGACCGAGATTTTGAAAGTTGGGTACAAGTGATGAACAATACATTATTCAGTGATAAGCCTTATCTTACACAACGAGAACTTGCCCAACGTAGCCAGCCTTTGCTTGATGAAATTACAGTTGATGATGTACAACATCAAGTAGAACAATGGTTCAAAAGTGGCGATCAAATTGTGCAATATCAAGCTCCCTATCAGTATTACATTAACAATTTTACCCTTGATGAATTTGAACAATTAAAACAGCATATTGCTCAAAAAAATATCGCTAAACCGCAAACGGTTAAAGTGGTAAGTCATGTGGAATTACCTAAACAGTCGGCACGACATGGTAAAATTATAAAACAATATTATCAGCCAAAATTGAAAATATTTGAATGGAAATTAAGCAATGGCGATAGCGTAGTTTGGCTTAAAACACCCATTGCTCAAGATAAAACCTATTGGCAAGCCATTAGTCAAGCAGGCTTTCAACGACAAGATTTAAATCGTTGGCAAGCTCAAATTGCCAGTCAAATCATGGAACAAAATCCACCATTAGCATGGACAAATCAACAATGGCTGGCGTGGAAAAAGCAATATCAAATCAGTTTTGACATGGATTATCAAGCTGAACAATTAAAATTTATTGGACATACCCCAACAAAAAATATAGACCAATTGTTTAATTTTTATTATACTCTACAAAATAGTAAATTAGAAAATTATGATTTAAATGAGATAAAACAACAACTTGAGCATAGTTTTCATCAACAAAATGCTAATATAAAACAGCAACAACAAATTGCACAACTGCGTTTTGGACACGATGGCGATGATATTTTACCATCATTGCAAGAAATCCAACAGTTAAACGCTGATAATTTACAGCAACAATGGATAAAAATTCAACGCACGCCCACTGTACATTATATTGTCAATAATACTGATGAATTAATCATGAAAACGCTCATTCAACAATATTTTGCACCGATTGAACGGCAACAAACATCTGCAAAAATGATAAAATTCTCACCAAAGGCGGAGCGAGAAATTCTCTATTTGGCAAGCCACAACGAACCAAAACATGAGATTCAAATGTGGATAAACTCGCCCTATACTTGGCAAGGACAAGATGCGATGATGGTGTCTGCGTTAAAATCAATTGTCAGTCAAAAATTAAAAAATGTGTTGCGTGATGAACAATTAGGCATTTATCGTTTAAGTTTTGAAAGTACACTCAATCCACAATCACATCAGATTGAAAGTGAGTTAAAATTTAGCACTTCCCCCGAAAAAAGTCAGCAAATGATTGAACAAGCAGAACAAGTTTTAAGCAATTTAGCGAATCTAATGACCGAACAAGATATACAACACATAAAAGCGACATTGCAAAAACAAGAACAAGAACGCCTAAACATACCTGAAACATGGCTGAATCGTTTAATTTTAAGCTATCAACGTTATGCCGATGGTCGATATATTGAACAAATGCCAAATATAACAGAACACATAACATTGGATAAAATGCAAGCATTGGCAGAAAAAATATATCATCAACAAGGGGTAAAAATTTTAGTTAAAATTCCGATGGAACAGCCATCGCAATAA
- a CDS encoding DUF3144 domain-containing protein, whose protein sequence is MTDKIHATDITEQEAQNAIFFERADEFIKQANDFCRPQTAHQGLNPPPVDFNPAELRGQVSASMLFATARFNTWVAANNFANGDEMRNAKAEVMNYLLQQFQLMLEDNYDEYCEQFDNYLRFRHNEQFHSDKHKHHH, encoded by the coding sequence ATGACCGATAAAATCCACGCAACCGATATTACCGAACAAGAAGCACAAAATGCAATCTTTTTTGAACGTGCCGATGAATTTATCAAACAAGCTAATGATTTTTGTCGCCCACAAACTGCCCATCAAGGTTTAAATCCACCACCTGTTGATTTTAACCCTGCCGAATTGCGTGGACAAGTCAGTGCTTCTATGCTTTTTGCTACCGCACGTTTTAATACTTGGGTAGCCGCCAATAATTTTGCCAATGGCGATGAAATGCGAAATGCCAAAGCTGAAGTGATGAATTATCTATTACAGCAATTTCAACTCATGCTTGAAGATAATTATGATGAATATTGTGAACAGTTTGATAATTATTTACGCTTTCGTCATAATGAACAATTTCATAGTGATAAACACAAACATCATCACTAA
- a CDS encoding NUDIX hydrolase — protein MWLAHVTVAIVVEQNNRFLMVEEYAKERGSQVFNQPAGHIEAGESLIQACVRETLEETAWHVQITDLLGIYTYTPPNTFDRTYYRFCFIGQVIEQSQNALDPDITAVHWLTADEIEQSGQARSPLVMQCIRDYQSGQKLPLSIINEQFLIPQPLLQQV, from the coding sequence ATGTGGTTGGCTCATGTTACAGTTGCGATTGTTGTAGAGCAAAATAATCGTTTTTTGATGGTTGAGGAATACGCTAAAGAACGTGGTTCACAAGTATTTAACCAACCAGCAGGACACATTGAAGCAGGCGAAAGTTTAATTCAAGCCTGCGTACGAGAGACCTTAGAAGAAACGGCTTGGCACGTTCAAATTACTGATTTATTAGGTATTTATACCTATACACCACCTAATACATTTGACCGTACTTATTATCGTTTTTGCTTTATTGGTCAAGTCATCGAACAAAGTCAAAATGCTTTAGATCCTGATATTACTGCGGTACATTGGCTCACTGCTGATGAAATTGAACAATCAGGACAAGCACGCAGTCCTTTGGTTATGCAATGTATTCGTGATTATCAATCGGGTCAAAAACTACCATTAAGTATTATTAATGAACAGTTTTTAATCCCACAACCTTTATTACAACAAGTTTAA
- the mnmA gene encoding tRNA 2-thiouridine(34) synthase MnmA, giving the protein MSKRVIVGMSGGVDSSVSVALLLEQGYQVEGLFMKNWEEDDGTEYCTALEDLADAQAVADKLGVHLHTANFSAEYWDRVFEYFLAEYSAGRTPNPDILCNKEIKFRAFLDYATNPKFGLGADFIATGHYARRGETMYNSRGEAYAPLLRGLDNNKDQSYFLHAVHGREINKTLFPVGELEKPEVRKIAEKYDLATAKKKDSTGICFIGERRFYDFLKQYLPAQQGEIVLENGQVIGEHNGLMYYTLGQRGGIGIGGMKNAQEGAWFVLHKDLANNRLVVGQGHDNPLMQSTELTTQTVDWVAGEQAIPEQGLRCTAKTRYRQPDQYCTIYQHDNGGVRVVFDEPQRAATAGQSCVFYIDEICLGGGIIQQTNAPLPSYLA; this is encoded by the coding sequence ATGTCAAAACGTGTTATTGTCGGTATGTCGGGCGGTGTTGATAGCTCGGTTTCTGTTGCCCTATTGTTAGAACAAGGCTATCAAGTCGAAGGCTTGTTTATGAAAAATTGGGAAGAAGATGATGGCACGGAATATTGTACAGCATTGGAAGATTTAGCCGATGCCCAAGCGGTTGCAGATAAATTAGGCGTACATTTACATACTGCCAATTTTTCAGCAGAATATTGGGATAGAGTATTTGAATATTTTTTAGCAGAGTATTCTGCAGGACGCACGCCAAACCCTGATATTTTGTGCAATAAAGAAATTAAATTCCGTGCCTTTTTAGATTATGCCACTAATCCAAAATTTGGTTTAGGTGCAGATTTTATCGCTACAGGACATTATGCAAGACGTGGCGAAACAATGTACAATAGTCGTGGCGAAGCCTATGCTCCATTATTGCGTGGTTTAGATAATAATAAAGACCAAAGCTATTTTTTACATGCGGTACACGGTCGAGAAATCAATAAAACCTTATTCCCTGTCGGTGAATTGGAAAAGCCAGAAGTGCGTAAAATCGCTGAAAAATATGATTTAGCCACAGCGAAAAAGAAAGATAGTACAGGTATTTGTTTTATTGGTGAACGCCGTTTTTATGATTTCTTAAAACAATATTTGCCTGCACAACAAGGCGAAATTGTACTGGAAAATGGGCAAGTCATCGGTGAGCATAATGGTTTAATGTACTATACGCTTGGGCAACGTGGCGGTATTGGCATTGGCGGTATGAAAAACGCTCAAGAAGGTGCTTGGTTTGTCTTGCATAAAGATTTAGCCAATAATCGTCTTGTAGTCGGTCAAGGACATGACAATCCATTGATGCAAAGTACGGAACTCACTACACAAACAGTCGATTGGGTGGCAGGCGAACAGGCTATTCCAGAGCAAGGTTTACGCTGTACTGCTAAAACCCGTTATCGTCAGCCTGACCAATATTGTACGATTTATCAACATGATAATGGTGGGGTGCGTGTGGTTTTTGATGAGCCACAACGAGCCGCAACAGCTGGGCAATCATGCGTATTTTATATTGATGAAATATGCTTGGGTGGTGGGATTATTCAACAGACTAATGCCCCTTTACCAAGCTATTTAGCATAA
- a CDS encoding lysogenization protein HflD, which produces MFNVPFQNQITLSERQQRTLALAGVFQSAQIAHLLAYGELVAHSEHKAHSYFIHSVQASLNIRPSQIDNKNPLLYFQNLSHLSLGLKALEDSITKPFSTAPKSKLPNINQTNYPTVYALALLQLEKKIYHRSEFVQRIEQMQQHTIRQLAFFDYNYLHNSLLGNMAECYTDTASTLKPRIMVKGVAESLQDKQQANRIRAVLMAGLQSAHLWRQLGGSSWGFVFGKGKILMDIRELIRLQYQSKNIGEL; this is translated from the coding sequence ATGTTTAATGTGCCATTTCAAAATCAAATCACTTTGAGCGAACGCCAACAACGTACTTTAGCGTTAGCTGGTGTATTTCAATCAGCTCAAATTGCACATTTACTCGCTTATGGCGAGTTGGTGGCACATAGCGAACATAAAGCACATTCTTATTTTATTCACTCAGTACAAGCGAGTTTAAATATTCGCCCAAGTCAGATTGATAATAAAAATCCATTACTCTATTTCCAAAACTTATCGCATTTATCACTCGGATTAAAGGCATTGGAAGATAGTATTACCAAACCGTTTAGTACTGCACCAAAATCCAAACTCCCTAATATTAATCAGACTAATTATCCAACAGTTTATGCCCTTGCTTTATTACAATTAGAAAAGAAAATCTATCATCGTAGTGAATTTGTACAACGCATTGAACAAATGCAACAGCACACTATTCGCCAACTCGCTTTTTTTGATTATAATTATTTACACAATAGTTTATTAGGCAATATGGCGGAATGTTATACAGACACAGCGAGTACGCTAAAACCACGCATTATGGTCAAAGGCGTAGCGGAGTCGTTGCAGGATAAACAGCAAGCCAATCGCATTCGTGCGGTGCTGATGGCAGGTTTACAATCTGCACATTTATGGCGACAACTCGGCGGAAGCTCGTGGGGATTTGTATTTGGTAAAGGTAAAATTTTAATGGATATTCGTGAATTGATTCGGTTGCAGTATCAAAGTAAAAATATTGGGGAATTATAA
- a CDS encoding SMI1/KNR4 family protein, translated as MNDLKQFLDQNKAIYKPVNDEDIVQAEVELSVTFSDEYKQYLKHIGLFSYESIETYGLGLPNDSYLNIVKSTKEFRQESRFQDSFVPLCEIGDGHYYIYDNNESNIKVWVSPNGGVSKKIGSNLEEFLLNLIKNLV; from the coding sequence ATGAATGATTTAAAGCAATTTTTAGACCAAAATAAGGCGATTTATAAGCCTGTCAATGATGAGGATATTGTCCAAGCTGAGGTAGAGCTTTCTGTTACGTTCAGTGATGAATATAAGCAATATTTAAAACATATAGGCTTATTTTCTTATGAATCGATTGAAACTTATGGTCTTGGTTTGCCAAATGACTCTTATTTAAATATTGTAAAGAGTACGAAAGAGTTTCGACAAGAATCGAGATTTCAAGATTCATTTGTACCACTATGTGAAATTGGTGATGGACATTATTATATTTATGATAATAATGAATCCAATATTAAAGTGTGGGTTAGTCCAAATGGTGGAGTTTCAAAAAAGATAGGTAGTAATTTAGAAGAGTTTTTATTAAATTTAATAAAAAATTTAGTATAA